From the Methanothermobacter sp. genome, the window GGCAACCTCAAATGGTATCTGAACTTATAGTTTCTATATTACAGGATTACTACACGGGCCTTCTTCTTTTCTGGGAACTGCCCGATGAGTTTTCAATGGGGGAGTGGGATCCTATATGGGGGGCCAGAAAACCTGAGAAGCCATCTATAATGGTTCTTGATGGTCAGCAGAGATTATCATCCCTATATTATGCCATTTACAGTCCAGAAAAGAAGTTCCCAAATAGGAATACCTATTACCGTTTTTTCATTGATATAGCGAGGTATCTTGAGGGTGACTACGAAGAAGCAGTCTACTATGAGTATTCCAGGCGATACATGTCATTGCAGGAGATAAAGGAGAGGAAGGAAACATGGATAGAAAACAACAGATTCCCGCTTTCGCTCTTACAGGATAGGAAGTTTCTGAATTCAGAATTCAATGAATGGTTAACTTCATACACAAAAAATTTTGTGGATCCTGAGGAAATTAAAGCTTTCTTGAAACACGCGATAAAATAGCTAAAATAAGAAACATCCTTGATTACGGTTTTATAACCCATACACTTGGTAAGGAAAGAGAACTGCCAGATATATGTGAGATATTCGCCAGGATAAATCAGAAGGGAATGAGGCTATCAACATTTGACCTCATGAATGCCTTTCTGTTTCCACGTGGCATTCATCTGAGAGAAATCTGGGAACAGAATGATAGGCTGGAAATTAAACGGATACACCCAAAAATGGGAGAATATCTCCTTAAAACAGTTTCACTCTACAAACAGGACTACTGTTCCTCGAAATATATTTACTATCTTGTCCCAGGACATCAGATAAAAAAGAGGGATGAACAGAAAAAAGTCGCAATAGTAAAAGATAAGGAAGAATTCATGGAATTATGGAATAAATCATACAGATATACAGCTAAAGCTGTTGAAAGGATAAAAAATACAGGTAAAAATGATTTTGGCGCGATAAAAGATATATTTATACCAAACACAACAATGATCCCTGTGATGGCAGCCATTCTCTGGACGTATGATGAACTGGGTACTAATAAGATAAGTGAGAGGAAATTCAATGAGACCCTTTCCAGATGGTTCTGGTCTGCGGTTATCCTTGAAAGCTACAGCGGATCATCAGACAGTATAATGTCAGAGGATTACAGGGACTTTAAGAAATGGTTTGATAAAAAAGACGAATCGGTTATCAGAAGGATAAGAAATATAAGTCCTGAACGGATAGACAAACTGGATTTCAGAAACATAAAGATGGGGTCAGCGCTTTATAAAGGCATCATGTGTTTACTTGCGCTGAATGGCGTCAGGGATTTCTTTACAGGAAGAACAATTGATACCGGGACCTACAGGGCTGAGAAGGTACATGACCACCACATATTTCCAAAGAACATCAAAAACCTGCCAGAATCATCCCTCTTTAAATCCACGCGTGATTGCATACTCAACAAGACCCTCATTCTGGATGAGACAAATGAAAAAATAAATCACAGAAGACCATCGGAATACCTCAGAAAAATAGATCTCGATGAAAGTCAGTTGAGAGAGGTCATGAATACACACTTCATTTCAGAGAGGGCAATGCAATACCTTCTAGATGATGATTATGATAACTTTATTCTGGAGAGGGAGCGGACGATTAAAGAAAGGCTCAAGGAACTCTTAGGTCTATAAAATTGATGTGGTGGTGATGAATGACGGTTCCTGAGGAGGCAAAGGATATCTCTGCATGCTGCTGTACAGTTGGAATTTTGTTTCTCATGTGCCTGGCGATATCCCTCTTTCTCACCCTGCTCCTCACATGATGGAAAGGAGCACGTCAGATCACTCTATCTTCATCCCACATAAAGTCCCTGATGGTGTTAATAGGTTACCCCTGGCTGTTAAACCAAAGGAGGCTATATCCTCAGGGTAGTATCCATCCTCAAATGCCCAATCTGTTGTTTTAAAGTAGGCGGTTTCTCCTGGTCTCAGAGTCTTTACCGTGGATGAATTGGTGAAGAGCGGAGCCATTCCAAGGGCGATGACCTCTCCATCTGAGTTATAGCCCTTGACCCATACATAGTCCAGTAGGAGTGTGGCCCTGTACCTGTTCTGGACCACCCCCTCCACCACGTAGCCTCCGCTGGGATCAACCAGTACTGTGTAGTTGAGCACCTCTGCCTGGACATCCCCCATGTGGAGGTTGTAGAAATAGGATGACCCATCGCTGTGACCCATCATGAACATCAAGAACCCCCATATTATGATGAGGGATACCACTATACCTGCCTTTGTGAAGGTCCCCCTCCTCCTCCACCAGCGCATGAAAAAGTTTCCATTATTTTCTTCACGGAAATCCTCAGCCATTCAGATCACCTTTCTATGCCCATGCATAGCCGGAACATTCTGTTTTAATCCCAATGAGGATATCATCGGGGCTGTAACCCTCAAAGATGGGGCAATCTCCCCTGAACTTCACCTTCTCCCCCGGCCTTATTTCCCCTGAACCGGTTATGAATAGGGGGGCGTACAGTACCATTTCACCACTGGAGTTAAATCCCTTCACTTCCAGGCTTGGGTTGAGCAGTATGGGTTTATCATAGTTGTTCTGGATTTCCCCCTGGATCTCATATAACCCATCCTGGCCCTTCTGGATTGTGTAGTTCACAATGTTCACCTGGAAGGAGTCCTTTTCGTATTCTATGGCTCCAGCAAGACCCTTATCGTAACCATAGGAATATAAGGCGGCGGACCAGATGATCACCCCAAGGACGATGATGGAGGCCCTTGTGAGTGGTCCCCTGCGGTTCCACCAGCCGGCAAACTTTCCAGTTTTCCTATCACTACCATTGGAATCCATCGACATTTAACCACCTTATAACTGAACAGTAATAGTATTGAATCATATAATTTAAATTTTTATATTTTTATTTCATCATTAAAACTTAACATGGCAAATAAAAATCTGTGATTGGAGGACGGTTATGGTCCCTGGAGAGCTGACCTGCGTAATAGTTCTCTATTACGAAGTTAATCCCCTGGCCGGTACCTTATATATGATGTGATTCAGAATTATCAAGTGGAACCATGATGGGTATTGACGACCAGAAAATGGAAAAACTTTGATGTGATTCAGAATTATCAAGTGGAACCATGATGGGTATTGACGACCAGAAAATGGAAAAACTTGTGGAAGTTCTGGAAAAAAGGGATGAGGTCAGCATTGCATACCTCTTTGGCTCCACTGCAAGGGGGGATAAGGGACCCCTCGGGGACTTTGACATCGGTGTTCTCCTGAAGGAACCCCTGAAGGGATACGATGACCTCAATTTTCAGCTGGAACTCATAGATGAACTTGTATCAGCACTCCGAACAGACAGGGTGGACCTTGTCATAATGAACCGGGCGCCACTTTCCCTGAATTACAGCATAATCAGGGATGGAATAGTCCTGAAGGACAGTGAGGAGGAGAGGGTGAGGTTCGAGGGACGTATCATGTCAGAGTACCTTGATAGAAGGTACCATAACGACAGGCACACCAGACTGGCGCTCAGGATGATGGCAAGTGAGGGTTTGAAGTGAAGGATGAGGTACTATCGAAACTCGAGAAACTCCGGGAGTACCTGGGGATACTCAGGAATTACAGATCACATTCACTTGAGGACCTTAAAAAGGACGTCACCCTCAGGGGGGCAGTTGAAAGGTACCTTGAGGTTTCCATAGAGTGCTGTCTGGATATCGGTGAGATGATCATATCATGGGAGAGGGCGAGAAAACCTGAGACATACAGGGAGGTCATAGAGATACTTGGAGAAATAGGGGTTCTTCCAGGGGATTTTGCAGATAAATTTGCACCAGCAGCTGGTTTCAGGAACATACTGGTTCATATGTATGCGGAAATAGATGTTGAGAGGGTTTATCTCTACCTTCAACGGGACCTGGAGGATATAGAGAAGTTTGCTGTATTTGTTGCCAGGTATCTGGAGGAACTGTCTGATTAAGCATACCCTTATTTGTTATCTGGAGGATCAGTTAACCTTCTCTTCAAAATTATTTAGCCATATCATATTATCTATTTCCATCATTTAAAATTTTCAGCTTGCTTTTTTGAAAAAACCTTTAACCAGATCAAACCATAGTATATATATGCACATTCAATGTGCAGATAGCAGGAGATAGGTAAATGATAAAACATCTGTATGTAATAGCTGCCATTGCAGTGCTCCTCATTTTATCAGGAACCGCCTCTGCAGCTGACATCTATGTCAACGCCACCGGGGGGTCCGATGATAATGATGGGCTCTCATGGGCGGCTGCCAAGGCAACCATTGGAAACGCGACCCTCTCCGCGGCCTCAGGTGACAGGATCTGGCTCGCAGATGGTGAATACAGGGGTGATGGTAACAGGAACGTAGTGATAGACAGGAACCTCACCATCACCGGCCAGTCAACCACCGGCACGGTGATAGACTGCGAGGCAATGGGCAGGGCCTTCAATGTGTCCTCCGGCGCGGTCCTGGTCCTCAGGAACCTCACAGTGAGGAATGGCAGTGCATTTGAGGGCGGGGCGGTGATGAACCATGGCGAGCTCCAGGTGGAAAACTGCCTACTAATGAGCAACACCGCCGCTGGGGGCGGCGCCATCTACAGTGACGGTACAGTGAAACTGGCTGAAAGCCACCTCATGGAGAACAGCGCAGAGGATGGTGGTGCAGTATACAGTAAGGGGGTCCTTGAGGTTACAGAATCAACCTTCAATGAGAATGAGGCCTTGGGGTGTGGGGGGTCCATATACAGCGCCCCATACTCATCCCTTAACATCAGGGACTCATCATTTGCCCTTGGCCATGCAGAAGCGGGCGGCGCGATTTACACCGGGGGAGATACAGTCATATGCGACTCCACCATTGCAATGAACACCGCAGACAGCAATGGCGGCGGGTTATATGTGTGGGTAGCTGACGGCACGGAGATCACGGTTACCGTGACCGGCTCCATGTTCATGTACAACACCGCACGCTATGGTGGGGGTATTTCGGCACTAAGAACCACTGACGATTCATCCCTGAATTTAGAGGTCTCAGACTCACCTTTCAGGTCAAACCTTGCAGATTACGGTGCAGGTATCCTTGCTGAAAACGTTAACGCCAGGGTATCAGGGTGCACCTTTGAGGGGAACATCGCAGGGGAACATGGCGGGGCAATCAGGAACAATTATGGGAATCTGACAGTTAGCAGGAGCACATTCACAGATAACAGTGCAGGCTTTGCCGGTGGAGGTATAAGCAATGTCATGGCAGTCCTGGCAGATATCACAGAGTCCACGTTCACAGGTAACCTTGCAGAGACATGGGGGCAGGGATCAGCGGTCCTCAGCTACTTCACCATTACAAGGATCAGCTTCTGCCGCATCCTGAACAACCCTGGCGCCGATGTGTTCTGTGAGGACGGCCCTGGGGTGGATGCCAGGTTCAACTGGTGGGGGTCCAGCACACCGGACTTCACGGAACTCACAGCGGGTGACGTTACTGCAACGCCATGGATCGTCCTTACACTGGTTGCAGATCCAGCGGCTGTTGCTGCAGGGGGCACCTCACTCATAACAGCCGACCTGAGGCATGACACTGACGGCGGATACCATGACACGTTCTTCGTCCCCTACACAGGTAATGTGGACTTTTCGGCCACCGCAGGAGCATCGAGGATGCTGTGATGTCCCATGGAACTGCAAGCTCAACACTAACAGGTCTGGCAGCACCGGGTAAAGTGACGGTGACAGCAACCCTTGACTCTGAAAGCGCCCCAGTGGATGTGGATGTCCTCAAGGTTCCATCATCCATCACAGTGCAGGACTCTGAAACTGTTGAGGGTGATGCATTCAATTTAAGGGCGCTTTTAATTGCACAGAACCCAATCCCAGGTAAGGTCATCATTTTCAGGATAGATGGGGTTCACATGGGAAGTTCAACCACCGATTCCGAGGGATGGGCAACCCTCAACCTTCCAGGCATATTCCCGCCGGGTCTCTACAATGTGACTGCAGAGTTTCAGGGTGATGAACTCCTCAGTAACAGTTCATCCAGGGCAGACCTCAGGGTCCTCAGGAAGGCGGCATTTGAACTCTCAAACCTCACTGTGGGCCCACTCTCCGGTACTGTTCCCCTCAGGATCAGCGTCTCTGCCAGGGTCAGGAATACAGGTGAGGCCCCGGGTGATTACCGTGCCGAGTTACTTGTAAATTCGGTTCCGGTTGCGTCAACGGTAATCTCACTTGCTGCTGGTGAATCAGGGGATGTGAGGTTCAACTACACCATAACCAGGGATGGTGTGTACATGGTGACAGTGGGGGGCCTTCCTGCAAGGACGGTTACGGTTAAATCCCAGGGTTTAACTGTTAAACAGATTGCAGCCGCCGCCCTGAGTGTGAGGAACCACTATGCACGCTACCGTAAACTACCAGCATCTGTCACAATTGCATCAAAGAGGTACTCAATGGCCCAGTTCCTGGATTTACTTGCACGCGCCACGGTACAGCTCAACTCAGGAAACCAGAATCCACTGAAACCACGGGCCGTTGGATACCTTGGTAGCACAGGCAACTGGAGGTCAGGTAAGCTCTCAAGGCCAGCCTACGTGTCAGTGGCAGTAAGTATCAGGAACTTCATAAACAGCCAGGGAAGGGCACCCAGGTACGCCTCAACATCCTATGGGCAGGTGAGCTTCGTTGGCCTTGTATACATATACAGCAGGGTAATTGCGTTCTACGGTGCAAACGGCAGGCTACCGGGGGATATAACAATTTAAAACTCTTTTATTTATTTTCTGTCTTAATTCATTTATTCTAGGGTCTCAAGGATTTTCCTGATCTTTTCGGTGAATTCATGGAAATCCCGGAGGTGTTCCCTGAGGATCCTGAATGTTATACGGTCGTCTATCTTACCATACCTGTGGACCACGATGTTTCTGAATCCCCTCATTGCCTTTACCTTCCTGAAGGTTTCCTCGTCTATTGTCCCGGCTCCAAGGAGGTTCTCAAGCACATCACCATCTGATCCGGGGACACCGAGTTTCAGGTCGGAGTTGAGGATGGAACATATGTCAAAGACATTTTCAACAGCAAACTCAAGCCTCCTGTACATTCCATCCCTTACAAGTCCAAGGCCCTGGAACTCCTCAAATGTTTCAGGAAGGTTATCTTCTATGAGATTCACGCTTTCCTCAATCTCACTTATCTTCGTGAGTATGATGGCCTTTCTTATCATGATATTCACCTCATGGGGGCCAGGCCGATGTAATCATAGAAGCGGTGTTTGAAGTCATCGAACTCCTTAATGGTCTCCCATGCAATGTCATGGAGGAACCCCTCACTGTCACAGTATACGACCTCACCCCTTAGTACCTGGATCCTCACATAGAGTGGGAGCTGCTGGAATATCTGGACATCGAATATTTCATCCACCTCACAGAGGACCCTCAGCCTGAAATCCGCTGCCTCATCAGGGGTTCCATCATAGTACACTGCAAGGTCTATATCAGACCAACCCTCCCCCCTGAGGGCTGAGCCATAGAGTATTATGAACCTGACCCTCTCAGCGTCCTCGAAACCCATGATCACACGGAGGAACTCATCAATGCGGGTTCTGATAGATTCATCCATATGGTTACTATGATCCTCATATATCTTAAATTGCTGGTCATGTACTTTCACAGCCAGATTAATAATGCTGCTGAAATGATCAGATCCATGTTCAGAGGGCCAGTGAGGCAAAGTGGGAACTCAAATCTACCGTCCTGAATATCGGTGAGGCTGTCGTGGCTGGACTCATGGCACCGGTACATGCTATGGTGAAGATAGGTGAATTCACAGGCAAGCTGTCTGGTGGAGACCCGGACGTGGAGTCCATCTGGCGTGAGATGAAGGGTAAAGGATAAGTATCATCAGGGCCAAGAGAATTACAGTGGTTTCCATGACAGAGGCAGATTTTAAGGATTTCTATGATGTGCTGGTTGAGAACCTTGAGTCCTTCAACGGGGAATACGCATCCTTCATAGACCATGGCCCGAAACTCTTCAAGCTCCTCGCGGACTTTCTGGGCTATGAGCACCTCAAGAGCCAGCTCAAACTCAAAATAAGCGCGGCAATAGCCTACTATGTTGTACCCATGGATGTAATCCCCGAGACGGTCTACGGTGCCTACGGGTACATTGACGATATCTTCATAACAGCCTACGTCATAAGGATCCTGGCGGACGTCTATGGCTACGAGTTCCTCTCAGAGTACTGGGAGGGAGAGGAAGACCTTGAGGAGGTTGTTGAACTCTGCTATGAGAGGTCAAAGGAGGTCCTCAGGGAGAAGACAACCGATGTGCTGGAATATGTGGGTTTGATCTGATCAGCTGTTTTCCCGGACTCTGTTCTCCCAGTTCATGGCCTCAAGGACCCCAAGGATGTCATCAAGTGATTCCTTCTCTACAGTCAGTTCAATGAGTAGTTCAAAACACTCATCATTCCTCAGTATCATGCACTTCTTCATTGATGGTAGGAGGTCCCCCAGTTCATTCATGGTATCCATGAGACCATTACCACTCACAAGTCCGTTCATCATGAGGTTGAGGCTTTCACCGGTGGGGTTTATGTAGATTATCTCCTTTCTGTGGGTAGTGTCCTCTGAG encodes:
- a CDS encoding DUF262 domain-containing protein encodes the protein MSVDPSYVKSVDDLLRGIENGEYAIPLFQRKFEWQPQMVSELIVSILQDYYTGLLLFWELPDEFSMGEWDPIWGARKPEKPSIMVLDGQQRLSSLYYAIYSPEKKFPNRNTYYRFFIDIARYLEGDYEEAVYYEYSRRYMSLQEIKERKETWIENNRFPLSLLQDRKFLNSEFNEWLTSYTKNFVDPEEIKAFLKHAIK
- a CDS encoding nucleotidyltransferase domain-containing protein → MMGIDDQKMEKLVEVLEKRDEVSIAYLFGSTARGDKGPLGDFDIGVLLKEPLKGYDDLNFQLELIDELVSALRTDRVDLVIMNRAPLSLNYSIIRDGIVLKDSEEERVRFEGRIMSEYLDRRYHNDRHTRLALRMMASEGLK
- a CDS encoding DUF86 domain-containing protein, which codes for MKDEVLSKLEKLREYLGILRNYRSHSLEDLKKDVTLRGAVERYLEVSIECCLDIGEMIISWERARKPETYREVIEILGEIGVLPGDFADKFAPAAGFRNILVHMYAEIDVERVYLYLQRDLEDIEKFAVFVARYLEELSD
- a CDS encoding pseudomurein-binding repeat-containing protein; translated protein: MSHGTASSTLTGLAAPGKVTVTATLDSESAPVDVDVLKVPSSITVQDSETVEGDAFNLRALLIAQNPIPGKVIIFRIDGVHMGSSTTDSEGWATLNLPGIFPPGLYNVTAEFQGDELLSNSSSRADLRVLRKAAFELSNLTVGPLSGTVPLRISVSARVRNTGEAPGDYRAELLVNSVPVASTVISLAAGESGDVRFNYTITRDGVYMVTVGGLPARTVTVKSQGLTVKQIAAAALSVRNHYARYRKLPASVTIASKRYSMAQFLDLLARATVQLNSGNQNPLKPRAVGYLGSTGNWRSGKLSRPAYVSVAVSIRNFINSQGRAPRYASTSYGQVSFVGLVYIYSRVIAFYGANGRLPGDITI
- a CDS encoding DUF86 domain-containing protein, which translates into the protein MIRKAIILTKISEIEESVNLIEDNLPETFEEFQGLGLVRDGMYRRLEFAVENVFDICSILNSDLKLGVPGSDGDVLENLLGAGTIDEETFRKVKAMRGFRNIVVHRYGKIDDRITFRILREHLRDFHEFTEKIRKILETLE
- a CDS encoding nucleotidyltransferase domain-containing protein, whose protein sequence is MDESIRTRIDEFLRVIMGFEDAERVRFIILYGSALRGEGWSDIDLAVYYDGTPDEAADFRLRVLCEVDEIFDVQIFQQLPLYVRIQVLRGEVVYCDSEGFLHDIAWETIKEFDDFKHRFYDYIGLAPMR
- a CDS encoding YkvA family protein — translated: MTEADFKDFYDVLVENLESFNGEYASFIDHGPKLFKLLADFLGYEHLKSQLKLKISAAIAYYVVPMDVIPETVYGAYGYIDDIFITAYVIRILADVYGYEFLSEYWEGEEDLEEVVELCYERSKEVLREKTTDVLEYVGLI